The DNA sequence TGGACCAATGATGGCTGTCCGTTCGTGCAGAAACATTATGCCGTGCCCCCCGCCAAGATGCAGGGCCTGCAGACCGATGCGTCCGAAAGCGACGTGGTCTGGCTGTCCATCGTCTCGTCTGCCCCCGGCAAGCAGGGCCACCGCACCGGCGCGGAACTGCTCGACATGAATGAAGGGCGCGGCGCCACCCCCGCCCATGTCATTATCGATGAAAGCGGCGACATTGGCCGCCTCTACAAGGCCAAGACCACGCCGCACATGTTCGTCATCACCGCCGAAGGCGAGATCGCCTATCAGGGCGCGATCGACGATACCCCCTCGGCTCGCGTCTCCGACATCGAAACCTCGACCAATTACGTCTCCGCCGCGCTCGACAGCGTCGCCGCCGGCGAACCCGTCG is a window from the Hyphomonas sp. genome containing:
- a CDS encoding redoxin family protein produces the protein MMSRRNFSLAAGMAAAVALTAGALIASTAQAAPNDTDTRAPDFTGVTATGDTVSLSDFAGQTVVLEWTNDGCPFVQKHYAVPPAKMQGLQTDASESDVVWLSIVSSAPGKQGHRTGAELLDMNEGRGATPAHVIIDESGDIGRLYKAKTTPHMFVITAEGEIAYQGAIDDTPSARVSDIETSTNYVSAALDSVAAGEPVEVASSKPYGCSVKY